The genomic DNA GGCGGACAATCCTGCCGTCGACATCGACGCCCCAGCGCGGGTTGGAGCGGCGATTCTCGCAGGTGGAGCCGACCGCGTGGTGGAAACAGGGTTGCCGATCGGAGCCGCAGTTGAGGCTGTCCGCGTGGCGGCCTTGTACCAGGCGCTGGCACAGACGCGAGGCGCTTACGACCGGGAGCACGTGACACCGTATATCTACCGGAATCCGTCCCGGTTCCTGGCCCTCGCACCCGAAGCGCCACCGGCGCTGAGACGGCCCGATCTGCGGCTGACGGTGGATACGGCAGACGATTTGGCGTTCATGCGACGGGTCTTCGAGCGGGCGGCCCCGGCGGGTGAGACGGCGTCGCTCGCCGAGATCATCCGATCGGCCGACGCCGTTGGACGGCCTGGCCAGGTGGCGTGACATGATTTCCGTGACGCGGCTCGACGGTTCGCCGATGTTGCTGAACGCCGACCTCGTCGAGTGGATCGAGCGGACGCCGGATACTGTCATCGGATTGGTGAATGGCGACCGATTCCTGGTGCGGGAGACGCCAGAGGAAATCGTGCGGCGAGTGATCGACTTCAAGCGGGCGGTGCAGGCAGGTCCGGTTCTGCGAATGGCGGACGGATCGGCCGGCTCGGACGGGTGATCCATGGCTCCACGCAACGTGCGCAAACGACGGCTCGACCTGACATCGGTGATGGGCGTTCCTCTCGGGATCGGCATCATCCTGCTTGGCCAGGTGCTCGAGGGCGGTTCGGCCCGGTCGCTGCTGCAATTGACCGCGGCCATCATTGTATTTGGCGGGACGCTCGGAGCCGTGCTCGTGAGTTTTCCATTCGCCGACGTGAAGCGGGCTGTGGCCAGTCTGGGCCGCGTCTTCACCGAAGACGACGAGTCGGCTGACTCGACGGTCAGCGCGATCCTGCGGTACGCCCGCATCGCCCGGAAAGACGGCATGCTCGCCCTGGAAGAAGAATCGGCGCATGCGAAGGACCCGTTGCTTCGGAAGGGGCTGATGCTGGCGGTGGACGGGGTGAACCCGAAGACGGTACGCGAGATGCTCGAGATCGATCTGGCAGGAGCCGAAGAGCGCGACCTCCAACCGAGCCGCGTGTACGACGCGGCCGGGGGGTACGCGCCGACCGTCGGCATCCTGGGCGCGGTCCTCGGCCTCATCCACGTGATGGAGAATCTCAGTGATCCGAGCCGTCTGGGGAGCGGCATCGCGGTGGCCTTCGTCGCGACGGTGTACGGCGTCGGCGTGGCCAACTTGATCCTGCTGCCCATCGCCAACAAGCTCCGCGTGCGCGCCACGGAAGCGGCGCGGCGCCGCATCCTGGTTTTCGAAGGCGTGCTCGCGATCCAGGAAGGGCTCAACCCGCGGCTCATCGACCAGAAACTCCGCGGATTCACCGGAACGCCCGCTGCCCGGGCCGCCGAGCCAGACGGTCGGGCGGCGTAAGGCACGAGCCGTGATGACACCTGCACCGGGCTACCGATATCGCCGGCGGATAGAGGCCGAACCGGTCAACCAACACCGATGGATGGTCTCGTACGCCGATTTCATCACACTCCTCTTCGCCTTCTTCACGACGCTCTACGCGATCTCGAATGTCGACCTCCAGAAGATGAATCGCCTGGTCTCGGCCCTGCAGGTCGCGTTCGACTCCAAGGGCGCGGTCGGCCTTCCGCGCAAGACCGGGCTGACGGCAAGTCCGGCGAATGACCCGAGAGAGGTCGCGTTCAAGAGCGGCTCGGCCGCCCGACCCGTGACCGCCAACGCCGAGGATCTTCCGAAGTTGCCGCTCAACGTCCTGGCCGCGCTCGACCGGGGTCTGCTCGAGACGGCGCTCGGCGGCGTCAAGGGGCGTCTGACCGAGAGGCTCGCCCCCGCCATCAAGGACGGGCGCGTGGCCCTCGAGATCGACCGGCGCGGCCTGGTCGTGTCGATCCGGGAAAACGGCAGCTTCCGGACGGGCAGTGCCGATCTGTCCGATACGACCAGGGGCCTCATTGCCGAGATCGCGGCGTCGCTCACGGGCCTGCCGAATTTCGTGCGCGTGGAAGGCCACACCGACGACGTGCCGATCCACACGAGCCGCTTCGCGTCGAACTGGGACCTCTCGACAGCCAGGGCCACGGCTGTGGTGGCCTTCCTCCTCCAGGAACATGGCTTCACCCCCGACAGGCTCTCTGCGGCCGGCTACGCCGAGTTCCATCCGCGTGTGCCGAACGCCAGCGAGGCGGACCGAGCCCGCAACCGGCGTGTGGACATCGTGATCCTCAACCAGACGACCACCAGGGCTGAGGAACCCGTGCCGGCGGAGAAGGGTCAGTGATCGATCTGCGCGACGTCCCGACGCAGGAGCAGCTGCTCGGCCGCCGGATCCCGGAGATCCTGACGTCTGAGGACCGGCGGGCGTTCACGGGTCAGCGGGTCATGATCACGGGTGCCGGCGGGTCGGTGGGATCGGAGTTGGCACGCCAGATCGCGCGGTGCGGCCCGGCGCGGCTCACGTTGTTCGAACAGTCGGAATACAACCTGTTCAGGATCGAGGAAGAACTGGCGGAGGAGTACCCCGACCTGCCGCTCGACCCGATCCTCGGCGACGTTCGCCGCCGTCGTTCGATCCGTCTTGCATGCCGGACCTCCCGGCCGCACGTCATCTATCACACGGCGGCCTACAAGCACGTGACGATGACCGAGCGCGCGTTGTGCCCGGCGATCGAGGCGAACGTTCTCGGCGCGCTCGCGGTGGCGCGCGCGGCGGAAGACTGTGGCGCACGACTCGTCCTCATCTCGTCCGACAAGGCGGCCCAGGCTCGCAGCGTGATGGGCGCGACGAAGCGACTCGCGGAACTCACCGTCGTCACCCTGGCGTCGGCCACGTTCCGACCGGTGGTCGTTCGCTTCGGCAACATCCTGGGCAGCAGCGGTAGCGTCGTCGAGGTCTTGCTGGAACGAGCCCGGCACAGCCGGCCGCTCCTCGTGACGCATCCCGACGCCACTCGCTACTTCATGACGGCGCAGGAAGCCGTGTCACTGGTGATGAAGGCCGATCTGCTGGGGCGGGCCGGCGAGACGTACTGGCTGGACATGGGGGGGCCGGTGCGGCTGATGACGCTGGTGCAGCGCCTGGTCGCGATGATGGAGCGCGAGGGATACCCGACGGTGCCGATCAAGGTCGTGGGTCTCCGTCCGGGCGAGAAGCTCCATGAGGAGTTGACGACTCACGGCCTCGAGCTGTGCCGGACACCGCACCAACGGATCTGGACCGCGAGGCAGGCGGCGTTCGACGGGGGGAAGATCAGGCGCGTGCTGCGTGCGCTTCGCCAGGACATCGAGCACGACGACGCGATGGCGGCGTTGTCGGATCTGTCGGCCGCCGTGCCCGAGTTCGAAGCGAGCCCGGAGGCATGGAAGGCTGCGGCCGCGTCGTCGATGACGACGAGCGGAGCGGTACGGCCGCCGACCGCTCCGCTCCTGCAGCAGACGCTGTAGCCGAGACCAGCCTCGGTCAGTTGGTGCCCCGGCGCCCTTGGGCTATGCTGTGACGGCATGAAGCGCTTCGGCACCATCTTCCCGTTTCTCGAAGCCGGGCGTCAGCCCCGCCACATAGGGCGTCTGGTCGCCAACCACGATTTTGCCCAGGCCATCCTCCGATACGGTGATTTCGACGAGTTCGTCTTCAGCAATCCCACACCTTCGAATCTGAACGTCTTCGCAGACGTGGTCCGCACCTGGGGCTTGTCCGAACGACGTCTCTCGCAGGTGCGGTTCGTGCCGCTGCCCAACTTGGCGGGGGTTCTCGAGGCCGACGCGTTTCACGTGTTCCATCTCGGCGGGTGGGGCTGGTTCATGCCCGGCCTTCACTTCCTGCGGGCGCGTCACGCGTCGAACCCGTGGCCCATCACGGCCGTGACACACTCGCTGAACGGACGCGACGTGATTGACAACGCCGTCCGTGTCTCACACGCGCAGTTCGCACCCTACGACGCGATTTTCTGCACGAGCAGGGACGGCCGCGAGGCCCTCCGCCGGCTGCTCGAAGGCGGCGCAGCGATTGCGGGGCACGCGTTCGCCGGCCACCTGGAACACCTGCCGCTCGGGATCGACGACGATCTGTTCGAGACGTCGGGCGACCGCGCGCGGGGGCGGGCGCGACTGAAGATCGATCCAGACGCCGTCGTATTGCTGGTCCTGGGCCGGATCACGCCCTTCCAGAAGATGGATCTCGGCCCGGTGCTCCGAACCCTCGCTCACGACATCCTGCCGCGTGCGGGTCGGACGGTGTGCCTCCTCCTGGCGGGGAGCGCAACCGCGGACGACCTGCGTCTGGTCAAGGCCGACGTGGACCGCTACGACCTGGCGTCACACGTGCGCGTGCACCCGAACTTTCCGGTCGACCAGAAGGCCGACGTGCTGGCGACGGCCGATGTGCTGGTGTCACCCGTGGACAACGCTCAGGAGACGTTCGGCTTGAGCCTGATCGAGGGGATGGCTGCCGGGCTGCCCGTGGTCGCCTCCAGGTTCGACGGGTACAAGGATCTGATCGACGACGGCGTGGACGGCTTCCTGATCGACACGTACTGGAGTGCGCTGGACCCCGTGGAGGAGCTGTTCGACCTGCTGGACCGCGACGCGGCGCAACTGTTCCAGTCGCAGAGCGTGGCGATCGATCTCCCTCAACTCGCCGACCGCGTGCTGCGACTCGTGCAGGACCCCTCGCTCAGAGCGTCGATGGGAGCGGCCGGGCGGGCCAAGGCGGCTCGAGAGTACAAATGGAGCCGGGTGGTCGCGCGCTACGAGGCGTGCTGGAACGTGCTGGCCGACCAGGCCAGGACGACGGGACTCGTTTCCGCGGGCGAGCACCTGTACAACCTTGGGGCGGGCCGGATCTTCTCCCACTACGCCTCGCATCGGGTGCATCGCGACGAGCGCCTGGTGGCGGTCGGCGAGGGCCTGGACGTCCGTCCGTACAACGAGACCGCTGTGCTGCTCGACCATGAGCTGCTGTCACGCGTTCACTCGAAGGCCGCGAACGGTGCCACGGTGACGCAGTTGCTCGAGGCCGCACAGGCGCCTGAGGCCCAGGCGTGGTTCGCCGTACAGTGGCTGCTGAAATACGGGATGCTCCGGCGCGCGTAGGAGCCAACCGAGGCCCGCCCTGCGACAACTGGATTCCGCAGAACTCCCGCCAGATTCCGATGCCGTGAATCCCCCGCACCCGCTGGAATCGTGGATGACGTCTCCTGGCGGCTCAGGGATAACCCGGTCGGTTCTCCGACACTCCAGTCGGCTCACCCACGGGGACCTGTCGTGGCACGGATGGGTTTGCCCGGCGGAACCCGCGATCTGCCTGGGATTCCGGCCCGAAGCGAACGGTCCCCGGCGGAATCCGGTCCTCTTGGCGGCCTGGTTGCACGGCGGATACCGGCCGGGCGTGGCACGTGTCTTGATTGAGGAACAGCGTGAACGTCTTCGCGATGATGACGACGTCGGCGACCCGTGGCCATACCGCGGTCGCGCTCAAGTCTTTCTTCAGTCATACCGCACCCGAGCAGATCGGTGCGTTCATTGTGCTCGACTGCTCGGGCGACTTCGTCGTTCCACCCGGCACTCCGGCCGACAGGCTCAAGGTCGTCGGTCGCACGAAGGGCCGACCAGCCGGTGTCGCAACCGCCTTCGCCGCAGCAAGGGATCTGCACGCTGACCTGTTTCTTCTCGACAATAACGTCGTGTTCACCTCGGGATGGTTCGAACCACTCCTGGTCGACAGACCTGGCCTCGTCTCGGCGGTGTCGAATGTCGACGTGTCGTACGAGTCGGAGCACGCCTGGCTGCGGCCGACGATGTCGATCGACGATCTGCGCGGACATGAAGTCGAGCTGGCGGCGCTGGTCTCCGAGCATCACCGTACTCACGCCGACTACCAGCGGTCGAGCGCGCCGGCGTTCTTCTGCATCAAGATACCTGTCGCCGTTCGGGAAGCCGTCGGTGAGCCGGACACTCGGTTCCGCTCTGGTTCGACTCAGGATGCCGACTACGCGCTTCGGGCCTGCCTGGCCGGATTCCCGTGCGAGCTGGCTACGGCATCGTACGTGCTGCGGCTGAATGACGTGTCCTCCGCCCGCGAGGCGTCGGCGCGGGCTGCCGACAAGGGCGCCGCGGAAACGAACGTGTTCAAGGCGAAGTGGGGATCGGCGCTGACGTACGCGTACGTCGGGAGGGACTGGAACCTGTTCCTGTCGGAGAGCCGCCTCGCCGCAGCCATCGAGCATCGCGACTACAAGCCGGTCGTCGAGTTCCTCCTGGCCAACCCGTCGCTCGATAGCTTCATCGAACGCCAACAGCACGCGCGCTTTGGCGCCGTCTGCCTGGTCTACGAGGACGATTCCTGGCTGCCCCTCACAATCGAGCCCATCTACAACCTCTGCGATTCGATCTGGTTCTTGGTGAGCGACCGGCCCTGGTACGGAGAACCGACTGATCAGTCCCCGATGCTCGACCGCATTCAAGCGCTACCCGATCCGGAGGGGAAGTTCCGAATCGTTGCCGGCAGCTGGCGGGACGAGTGCCACCAACGCAACGAAGCGATGCGGCGTCTGCGCGAGGCCGACATCGACTACTGCTTCGTGCTCGACGCCGATGAGATCTGGGATCCCGAGGTCCTCGGTCAGGCGATGGATCTCGCGCGCCAGCATCCGCAGATCGGGATTTGGCGGGCAGGCTGCTACACCTACTGGAAGTCGTTTCGGTACCGTGTCGATCCACCCGAACCGTATCGGTCCATCGTCTTCATGCGCGTCGGTGCCGGCCGGTTCTTCCACGGTCGCGAGGGGGTGGCGGATACCCAGGTGACGCTCCCGATCGAATCAGTGGCCTTTCACCACATGAGCTACGCCAGGTCCGACGAGTTGATACGACGCAAGATCGACACGTTCACGCACAAGCTCGACGTCGTACCGGGCTGGTACGAGAACGTGTGGCTCGGCTGGGACGCCAACAGGTCCATGGAGGACGTGCATCCCTGCTGGCCGGCGGCC from Vicinamibacterales bacterium includes the following:
- a CDS encoding polysaccharide biosynthesis protein — translated: MIDLRDVPTQEQLLGRRIPEILTSEDRRAFTGQRVMITGAGGSVGSELARQIARCGPARLTLFEQSEYNLFRIEEELAEEYPDLPLDPILGDVRRRRSIRLACRTSRPHVIYHTAAYKHVTMTERALCPAIEANVLGALAVARAAEDCGARLVLISSDKAAQARSVMGATKRLAELTVVTLASATFRPVVVRFGNILGSSGSVVEVLLERARHSRPLLVTHPDATRYFMTAQEAVSLVMKADLLGRAGETYWLDMGGPVRLMTLVQRLVAMMEREGYPTVPIKVVGLRPGEKLHEELTTHGLELCRTPHQRIWTARQAAFDGGKIRRVLRALRQDIEHDDAMAALSDLSAAVPEFEASPEAWKAAAASSMTTSGAVRPPTAPLLQQTL
- a CDS encoding flagellar motor protein MotB; translated protein: MTPAPGYRYRRRIEAEPVNQHRWMVSYADFITLLFAFFTTLYAISNVDLQKMNRLVSALQVAFDSKGAVGLPRKTGLTASPANDPREVAFKSGSAARPVTANAEDLPKLPLNVLAALDRGLLETALGGVKGRLTERLAPAIKDGRVALEIDRRGLVVSIRENGSFRTGSADLSDTTRGLIAEIAASLTGLPNFVRVEGHTDDVPIHTSRFASNWDLSTARATAVVAFLLQEHGFTPDRLSAAGYAEFHPRVPNASEADRARNRRVDIVILNQTTTRAEEPVPAEKGQ
- a CDS encoding glycosyltransferase family 4 protein; protein product: MKRFGTIFPFLEAGRQPRHIGRLVANHDFAQAILRYGDFDEFVFSNPTPSNLNVFADVVRTWGLSERRLSQVRFVPLPNLAGVLEADAFHVFHLGGWGWFMPGLHFLRARHASNPWPITAVTHSLNGRDVIDNAVRVSHAQFAPYDAIFCTSRDGREALRRLLEGGAAIAGHAFAGHLEHLPLGIDDDLFETSGDRARGRARLKIDPDAVVLLVLGRITPFQKMDLGPVLRTLAHDILPRAGRTVCLLLAGSATADDLRLVKADVDRYDLASHVRVHPNFPVDQKADVLATADVLVSPVDNAQETFGLSLIEGMAAGLPVVASRFDGYKDLIDDGVDGFLIDTYWSALDPVEELFDLLDRDAAQLFQSQSVAIDLPQLADRVLRLVQDPSLRASMGAAGRAKAAREYKWSRVVARYEACWNVLADQARTTGLVSAGEHLYNLGAGRIFSHYASHRVHRDERLVAVGEGLDVRPYNETAVLLDHELLSRVHSKAANGATVTQLLEAAQAPEAQAWFAVQWLLKYGMLRRA
- a CDS encoding flagellar motor protein, with protein sequence MAPRNVRKRRLDLTSVMGVPLGIGIILLGQVLEGGSARSLLQLTAAIIVFGGTLGAVLVSFPFADVKRAVASLGRVFTEDDESADSTVSAILRYARIARKDGMLALEEESAHAKDPLLRKGLMLAVDGVNPKTVREMLEIDLAGAEERDLQPSRVYDAAGGYAPTVGILGAVLGLIHVMENLSDPSRLGSGIAVAFVATVYGVGVANLILLPIANKLRVRATEAARRRILVFEGVLAIQEGLNPRLIDQKLRGFTGTPAARAAEPDGRAA
- a CDS encoding NTP transferase domain-containing protein, giving the protein MNLGGLPIILQARMGSSRLPGKVLADLVGRTVFAHCVARLQRAGVGPVVLATSDRPGDDPLVEAAECLGIRVVRGPEDDVLQRFALAADYLDARFFIRATADNPAVDIDAPARVGAAILAGGADRVVETGLPIGAAVEAVRVAALYQALAQTRGAYDREHVTPYIYRNPSRFLALAPEAPPALRRPDLRLTVDTADDLAFMRRVFERAAPAGETASLAEIIRSADAVGRPGQVA
- a CDS encoding flagellar FlbD family protein, which produces MISVTRLDGSPMLLNADLVEWIERTPDTVIGLVNGDRFLVRETPEEIVRRVIDFKRAVQAGPVLRMADGSAGSDG